In the genome of [Limnothrix rosea] IAM M-220, one region contains:
- a CDS encoding cyclic nucleotide-binding domain-containing protein has translation MLSSFDRLLFIRRVSIFQELRDEFLVKLASVMDELSFPSSHTIFEQGEEGRSLYIVVSGRVRVHIGDQELVQLEQGSIFGEMALFDAEPRSASVTTLEKCDCLTLNQLQLIDAIEETPEIAVNVTRALSRRIRELNSKVKSYESQINILNAKA, from the coding sequence ATGTTAAGTAGTTTCGACCGATTGTTATTTATTCGCAGAGTCTCGATCTTTCAGGAGCTTCGGGATGAGTTTCTCGTTAAGCTGGCCTCGGTCATGGATGAGCTTTCTTTTCCTTCGAGCCATACGATTTTTGAGCAGGGAGAGGAGGGGCGATCGCTATATATTGTGGTGTCTGGTCGCGTGCGGGTGCATATTGGTGATCAGGAACTGGTGCAGCTGGAGCAGGGCTCGATTTTTGGCGAAATGGCCTTATTTGACGCGGAGCCGCGCTCTGCATCCGTGACAACCCTTGAAAAATGTGATTGTCTCACTCTCAATCAACTACAGCTCATCGATGCCATTGAAGAAACGCCAGAAATTGCGGTAAATGTTACCCGTGCGCTGTCCCGTCGTATCCGGGAGCTGAATAGCAAAGTCAAAAGCTATGAAAGCCAAATTAATATCCTCAATGCGAAAGCCTAA
- a CDS encoding 5-(carboxyamino)imidazole ribonucleotide synthase → MKQRVGVIGGGQLAWMMGAEARSLGLELWLQTPNANDPAVSQADHVILADVQDVTATGKLAEHCDVVTFENEFVDLDALGKLVGKGASFRPTLDFLAPLLDKYDQRLCCERFDIPVPRYQTWSLGDRLPEGWQYPVVLKARRHGYDGKGTFVLKDQAALAALPSALAGTALLLEEFIPFERELAVMVARNLSGEIRVFPVVETQQIDQVCHWAIAPAAISKTVAEKVTNIARHLAQNLGLVGIMGIELFLTAAGEVLVNEIAPRTHNSGHFSLDACQTSQFAMQLQAIAELPLGNPKLLTAGAVMVNLLGFEHSDSDYIHRRQLLIQFPNSRVHWYGKSGASPGRKLGHVTVLSETSNPEQLTAIAKHIERLWYPQSDA, encoded by the coding sequence ATGAAACAGCGAGTAGGGGTGATCGGTGGTGGTCAACTCGCATGGATGATGGGTGCAGAAGCACGCAGCCTTGGCTTGGAATTATGGTTGCAGACACCGAATGCTAATGATCCTGCTGTCTCTCAGGCAGATCATGTGATTTTGGCTGATGTGCAGGACGTGACGGCCACGGGGAAATTAGCAGAGCATTGTGATGTGGTGACCTTTGAAAATGAATTTGTTGATCTTGATGCCCTTGGTAAGTTGGTGGGCAAAGGGGCAAGTTTTCGTCCGACTTTAGATTTTTTAGCGCCGTTACTGGATAAATATGATCAGCGTCTTTGTTGTGAAAGGTTTGATATTCCTGTGCCTCGTTATCAAACTTGGTCATTGGGCGATCGCCTGCCGGAGGGTTGGCAATATCCGGTTGTCTTGAAGGCACGCCGCCATGGCTATGATGGTAAGGGTACGTTTGTTTTAAAGGATCAAGCGGCATTGGCTGCTTTGCCGTCAGCATTGGCTGGCACAGCGTTATTGTTAGAGGAGTTTATCCCTTTTGAGCGGGAATTAGCGGTGATGGTAGCGCGCAATCTTTCTGGGGAGATACGGGTATTTCCTGTGGTTGAAACCCAACAGATAGATCAAGTTTGTCACTGGGCGATCGCCCCGGCTGCCATTAGTAAAACGGTCGCCGAAAAAGTGACTAATATTGCTCGACATTTGGCGCAAAATCTAGGGTTAGTGGGCATTATGGGTATTGAGTTATTTCTTACTGCCGCCGGAGAAGTTCTCGTTAACGAAATTGCCCCTCGCACCCACAACTCTGGACATTTTAGTTTGGATGCCTGTCAGACATCTCAGTTTGCCATGCAACTCCAGGCGATCGCCGAACTGCCTTTGGGAAATCCAAAGTTGCTAACAGCAGGGGCGGTGATGGTCAATTTACTGGGTTTTGAACATAGCGACAGTGACTATATTCATCGACGACAGCTACTCATTCAGTTCCCGAATAGTCGTGTCCATTGGTATGGCAAAAGTGGGGCTAGTCCCGGTCGAAAATTAGGCCATGTGACCGTCCTAAGCGAAACAAGTAATCCGGAGCAACTCACGGCGATCGCCAAACACATTGAAAGATTGTGGTATCCACAAAGCGATGCATAA